One Streptomyces sp. V4I8 genomic window carries:
- a CDS encoding SCO4848 family membrane protein — MKLSRPVSWFLLAFGVWSWVIWVTFVKNLIKDSSGLAFDDGDPTAYFWVHLLLAVVSFVLGTIVGVIGLRGVRALRRTS, encoded by the coding sequence ATGAAGCTCAGCCGCCCCGTCTCCTGGTTCCTGCTCGCCTTCGGGGTGTGGAGCTGGGTCATCTGGGTCACTTTCGTCAAAAACCTGATCAAGGACAGCAGCGGGCTCGCGTTCGACGACGGCGACCCGACGGCGTACTTCTGGGTGCACCTGCTGCTCGCCGTCGTCTCCTTCGTATTGGGGACGATCGTCGGGGTCATCGGGTTGCGTGGAGTGCGCGCACTGCGCCGGACGTCATAG
- a CDS encoding metallophosphoesterase, which produces MIIVFALVALLVVSVMVASNWWMWRRLFRDTTRGPGFVRRTGVVVIAGGWALTVGALVAERSGAPFWLQQVLAWPGFMWLALSIYLMLGVLAGEVARPLLRRWLERRARAREAASEPASAPAHVSAPTPVPASAPTAGSISTSTTGPASASTTGSTSASSTGSTAALTADPRPAAGAAPSPASGSVTATDPAPAPAPDRADPSRPLAAPTRRLFVSRVVAGAAAAAAVGTVGYGTYGVVRGPKVKRVTVPLAKLPRAAHGYRIAVVSDIHLGPVLGRGFAQKVVDTINGTQPDLIAVVGDLVDGSVKDLGPAAAPLAGLRARHGAFFVTGNHEYFSGAEQWVDEVRRLGLRPLENARTELPHFDLAGVNDIAGESEGQGPDFAKALGDRDKARACVLLAHQPVQIHDAVDHGVDLQLSGHTHGGQLWPGNLIAAMANPTLAGLDRYGDTQLYVSRGAGAWGPPTRVGAPSDITVIELASRQA; this is translated from the coding sequence GTGATCATCGTCTTCGCGCTTGTCGCACTGCTCGTGGTGTCCGTCATGGTGGCGAGCAACTGGTGGATGTGGCGCCGTCTGTTCCGCGACACGACCCGTGGCCCCGGGTTCGTGCGCCGCACGGGCGTGGTGGTGATCGCCGGTGGCTGGGCCCTGACGGTGGGCGCCCTCGTCGCCGAGCGCTCGGGCGCGCCCTTCTGGCTCCAGCAGGTCCTGGCCTGGCCGGGCTTCATGTGGCTGGCCCTGTCGATATACCTGATGCTGGGCGTGCTGGCGGGTGAGGTCGCACGCCCCCTGCTGAGACGGTGGCTGGAGCGGCGGGCGCGCGCCCGGGAGGCCGCGTCCGAGCCGGCGTCGGCGCCTGCGCACGTGTCGGCGCCCACGCCTGTCCCGGCTTCGGCGCCTACGGCGGGTTCGATCTCGACGTCCACGACCGGCCCAGCGTCGGCATCCACGACCGGCTCGACATCGGCATCCTCGACCGGCTCGACCGCGGCGCTCACCGCCGACCCGCGCCCGGCCGCCGGGGCCGCACCGTCCCCCGCGTCCGGGTCCGTGACGGCGACCGATCCCGCCCCGGCACCTGCCCCGGACCGCGCAGACCCTTCCCGGCCCCTCGCCGCCCCCACCCGTCGCCTCTTCGTCTCCCGGGTCGTCGCCGGTGCCGCCGCCGCGGCCGCCGTGGGGACCGTCGGCTACGGCACCTACGGCGTCGTCAGAGGCCCCAAGGTCAAGCGGGTCACCGTCCCGCTGGCCAAGCTCCCGCGCGCGGCGCATGGTTACCGGATCGCGGTCGTCAGCGACATCCATCTGGGCCCCGTCCTGGGCCGCGGCTTCGCGCAGAAGGTCGTCGACACCATCAACGGCACCCAGCCCGACCTCATCGCGGTCGTCGGCGACCTGGTGGACGGCAGCGTGAAGGACCTCGGCCCGGCGGCGGCCCCGCTCGCCGGGCTCCGGGCGAGACACGGCGCGTTCTTCGTCACCGGCAACCACGAGTACTTCTCGGGCGCCGAGCAGTGGGTCGACGAGGTACGCCGCCTGGGCCTGCGCCCACTGGAGAACGCCCGCACCGAACTGCCCCACTTCGACCTGGCCGGTGTCAACGACATCGCGGGCGAGAGCGAGGGCCAGGGCCCCGACTTCGCCAAGGCGCTCGGCGACCGGGACAAGGCACGCGCGTGCGTGCTCCTCGCCCACCAGCCGGTGCAGATCCACGACGCCGTCGACCACGGAGTCGACCTCCAGCTCTCCGGCCACACCCACGGCGGCCAGCTCTGGCCGGGCAATCTCATCGCGGCCATGGCGAACCCGACCCTGGCCGGCCTGGACCGCTACGGCGACACCCAGCTGTACGTCAGCCGGGGCGCGGGCGCCTGGGGGCCGCCCACGCGCGTGGGTGCCCCGTCGGACATCACGGTGATCGAGCTGGCGTCCCGTCAGGCCTGA